The genomic window TTCCAGGGCGCCGGCGACCAGGGCCTCATGTTCGGCTACGCGTGCACGGACACCGCCGAGCTCATGCCGCTGCCGATCCACCTCGCCCACCGTCTCGCCGAGCGCCTCACCGCCGTGCGCAAGCAGGGGATCGTCGAGGGCCTGCGCCCCGACGGCAAGACCCAGGTCACCATCGGCTACGACGGGAACGACGCCGTCACGCTCGAGAACGTCGTCGTCTCCACCCAGCACGACGCCGACCGCAGCCGGGCCTGGCTCACCGAGGCCCTCACCCGCGAGGTCATCCGCCCCGTCCTCGAGGCCGAGGAGGCCAAGGGACTCACGCTGGCCACCGCCGACGCCGAGGTCCTCGTCAACCCGTCGGGCCAGTTCGTCATCGGCGGCCCCGCCGGCGACGCCGGCCTCACCGGCCGCAAGATCATCGTCGACACCTACGGCGGCATGGCCCGCCACGGCGGCGGCGCCTTCTCCGGGAAGGACCCGTCGAAGGTCGACCGCTCCGCCGCCTACGCGATGCGCTGGGTCGCCAAGAACGTCGTCGCCGCCGGCCTCGCCGAGCGCTGCGAGATCCAGGTCGCCTACGCGATCGGCTCCGCGCGCCCCGTCGGCGTCTACGTCGAGACCTTCGGCACCGAGAAGGTGCCGGTCGCCTCGATCCAGGCCGCCGTCGACGAGGTCTTCGACCTGCGCCCGGCCGCGATCATCCGCGACCTGGACCTGCTCCACCCGATCTACCGGGCGACGAGCGCCTACGGCCACTTCGGCCGCCCGGGCTTCACCTGGGAGGAGACGAACCGCGTCGAGGCTCTCCGCGCCGCCGTCGCGTGAGGAACGTCTGACCGCCCGACCCACGAGCCCGCCGCCCGTCGAGAGCGCCGCGCCCGAACGGGGCCACCCCACCCGGACCGTCACGGTCCCGGTCGGGCGGCCCCGTTCGCGTCGTGGGCCCGGGCTACCCTGGGCCCGGACCGCAGGACGACCGTGAGGAGGGGCCATGGGGGAGACCGCCGTCGCGGCCCCGCTCGGGATCGGCCCTGCGGGACCGGGGCAGGGCGTGCCCGGTCAGGGGCCGACCGGTCAGGGCGCGCTGCTCGCCTCCCCTGCGCCCGCCGAGCGCGAGGTGACCGGCACCGGCGTCGACCTGCCCGTCGCGCGCGTCCTCCTCGACACTCCCGTCCCGCACCTGGACCGGCCCTTCGACTACCTCGTCCCGCCCGAGCTCGACGTCGCCGCCGGCGTCGGCACGCGCGTCACCGTCCGCTTCGGCGGCCAGGAGATGCACGGCTGGGTCTGGGAGCGCTCCCGCACGACGACCCACCCCGGCCGCCTCACCGCCCTGCGCCGCGTCGTCTCCGACCTCCCCGTCCTCCCCGAGGCGACGCGCCGCCTCGTCGACGCCGTCGCCGTGCGCGCCGCAGGCACGCGCTCCGACGTCATCCGCCTCGCCGTCCCCGCCCGGCACGCGACGACCGAGCGCTCCGAGCGTGGCAAGGCCGAACCGGAGCCGCCCACCTGGACCGCGCCGGAGGCTGACGCCCAGGGCTGGGGCGCCTACGAGGGCGGTGCCGGGCTGCTCACCGCCCTCGCCGGGGGCGGGGCGCCTCGGGCCGCCTGGTCCGTCCTCCCCGAGCGGGAGGGGCTCGTGCGCGGCTGGGTGGCGCTCGTGGCCGAGGCCGCCGCCGCGAGCCTCGCCTCCGGCCGCGGGGTGCTCGTCATCGTCGCCACGACGGACCAGGCCGAGGCGGTCGCCGCGGCACTGGCCGCCGAGCTCGACGGAGAGCCCGTCGTCACCCTCGCCGCGGAGCACGGCCCGGCCCGCCGCTACCGCGCCTTCCTCCGCCTCCTGCTCGGGCACACGCGCGTCGCCGTCGGTACCCGAGCCGCCGCCTTCGCGCCCGTGAGGGACCTCGGGCTCATGGTCCTGTGGGACGACGGCGACGACCGCCTCGATGAGCGCCACGCCCCCTACGTCCACGCCCGCACCGTCCTCGCCCTGCGCTCCGGCCTCGAGGGCGCCGGCCTGCTCCTGGCGGCGCACTCCCGCTCCGTCGAGGCCCAGTCCTACGTCGAGGCCGGCTGGGCGGGGGACCTGCGGGCCCCGCGCGCGCTCGTGCGCCGCGCCCTGCCCCGCGTCGAGGTGCCCGGGGAGATCGAGCTCGGCGCCGAGGGCGCCTCCGGACGGGCACGCATCCCCTCCCTGGCGCACCGCGCCGTGCGCGAGGCCCTCGCCGACGGCCCCGTCCTCGTCCAGGTGCCGCGCGGCGGCTACGCGCCCGTCGTCGCCTGCGCCCGCTGCCGCACCGCCGCCCGCTGCCCCTCCTGCGCCGGCCCGCTGTCCATGGACCGCGAGGGGCGCGTCACCTGCCGCTGGTGCGGGCGCCTCCTCGGGGCCTTCGCCTGCGCGAGCTGTGGTAACCACGCCCTGCGCATGGTGAGCGTCGGCTCCGCGCGCACCGCGGAGGAGCTCGGGCGCGCCTTCCCCGGCGTCCCCGTCGTCGTCTCCGGCGCCCGCGAGAGCCACGGGATCATCGACGAGGTCGACGACGCACCGCGCCTCGTCGTCGCCACCCCCGGAGCCGAGCCCACCGCCCTCGGCGGCTATCGCGCCGCCCTCCTCCTCGACGGCGCCGCCCTGTCCGCCCGGCCCGATCTCGGGGCCGTCGGCGAGGCGATGCGCCGCTGGTCCAACGCCGTCGTCCTCGTCCAGCCGGGCGCCCGCGTCATCCTCCTCGGCGGCGCCGAGCCGACCGCCGCCCAGGCCCTCGTGCGCTGGGACCAGCCCGGCCTCGCCCGGCGCGAGCTCGCCGAGCGCGCCGAGCTCCACCTCCCGCCTGCCTGGCGCACCGCGAGGCTCGACGGGCCCCGCCGTGCCGTCGACGCCGTCCTCGCGGAGGCCGCCGCGGCAGGCTATGAGGTGCTCGGCCCCGTCGAGGCGCCGCCGGCGCGCGGGCAGACCGCTCGCGCGGGCGAGGTCCGCGGGCTCGTGCGCGCACCCGTGAGCCGCGGGCGCGAGCTCGCAGCCCTTCTACGGGTGCGGTCGCGCGAGCGGTCCGCGCGGCGCGAGGAGCCGCTGCGCGTCGAGCTCGATCCGACCGTCCTGTGGTGAGGCGCGGCACCGTCGTCGGGAGGCCCCCGGGAGGTGGTGAGCAGGCCAGGCGGCGCTGCCCGTACCCCGGCACGCTCACGGCGGCTGACCAGCGCGAACGCAGGACAGATACAGGTTCGTATTCCTAGACTCGTCCTCGTTGGACGGGCACCGCAGCCCGCGCCCGCCCGGCTGCAGCACAGGGCTGCTCCACGACCGGTGAGGACCGGCACGTGACGCCAGTGCCGGCCACGGCCGGCGGGACCAGCGAGGCGACCATGACCAACACGCAGCACGTCTACCAGCGCACCTACCCCGTCAACCCAGACGGCAAGCCCTACGTGCACAACGACCTCGGCCTCTACACGCACAACCACCCGACCCCGCCCGCCGACGTCGCCGAGCGGCACGCCTGGCTCGTCGGCTCCGGCATCGGCTCCCTCCTCGCCGCCGCCTACCTCGTGCGCGACGGCCGCATGCCGGGCGAGAACATCACCATCCTCGAGCAGCTCTCCGTCCCCGGCGGCTCCTTCGACGGCGCAGGCGACACCGAGCGCGGCTTCATCGCCCGCGGAGGCCGTGAGATGGGCCAGCACTTCGAGTGCTTCTGGGACATCATGCGCGAGATCCCCGCCCTGGAGATGCCCGAGCCCTACACCGTCCTCGACGAGTTCCGCACCGTCAACGAGAACGACCCCAACATCGACCCCTGCCGCGTCATCCACCACCAGGGCAAGCGCCGCGACACCTACAAGATGGGGCTCAACAAGAAGGGGCAGCTCGCCATGGTCCGCCTCCTCCTCGCCAAGGAGGAGGACACCTACTACAAGACCATCGAGGACTGGTTCGACGCCGACTTCCTCGCCTCGAACTTCTACACGCTGTTCAAGACGATGTTCGCCTTCGAGCAGTACGAGTCCCTCACCGAGATGAAGCGCTACATGCACCGCTTCCTCCAGTACTTCCCCGGCTTCTCCGACCTGTCCTGCCTGCGCTTCAGCCGCTACAACCAGTTCGAGTCCTTCGTC from Actinomyces radicidentis includes these protein-coding regions:
- a CDS encoding primosomal protein N' yields the protein MGETAVAAPLGIGPAGPGQGVPGQGPTGQGALLASPAPAEREVTGTGVDLPVARVLLDTPVPHLDRPFDYLVPPELDVAAGVGTRVTVRFGGQEMHGWVWERSRTTTHPGRLTALRRVVSDLPVLPEATRRLVDAVAVRAAGTRSDVIRLAVPARHATTERSERGKAEPEPPTWTAPEADAQGWGAYEGGAGLLTALAGGGAPRAAWSVLPEREGLVRGWVALVAEAAAASLASGRGVLVIVATTDQAEAVAAALAAELDGEPVVTLAAEHGPARRYRAFLRLLLGHTRVAVGTRAAAFAPVRDLGLMVLWDDGDDRLDERHAPYVHARTVLALRSGLEGAGLLLAAHSRSVEAQSYVEAGWAGDLRAPRALVRRALPRVEVPGEIELGAEGASGRARIPSLAHRAVREALADGPVLVQVPRGGYAPVVACARCRTAARCPSCAGPLSMDREGRVTCRWCGRLLGAFACASCGNHALRMVSVGSARTAEELGRAFPGVPVVVSGARESHGIIDEVDDAPRLVVATPGAEPTALGGYRAALLLDGAALSARPDLGAVGEAMRRWSNAVVLVQPGARVILLGGAEPTAAQALVRWDQPGLARRELAERAELHLPPAWRTARLDGPRRAVDAVLAEAAAAGYEVLGPVEAPPARGQTARAGEVRGLVRAPVSRGRELAALLRVRSRERSARREEPLRVELDPTVLW
- the metK gene encoding methionine adenosyltransferase — encoded protein: MASSSLRLFTSESVTEGHPDKVCDRVSDSILDAILEQDPHAHVAVETMVTTGLVHVAGEVTTSAYVEIPEIVRSEIVAIGYDSSDVCFDGTSCGVSVSIGQQSPDIAAGVDKALEVRDDSGDIDPLDFQGAGDQGLMFGYACTDTAELMPLPIHLAHRLAERLTAVRKQGIVEGLRPDGKTQVTIGYDGNDAVTLENVVVSTQHDADRSRAWLTEALTREVIRPVLEAEEAKGLTLATADAEVLVNPSGQFVIGGPAGDAGLTGRKIIVDTYGGMARHGGGAFSGKDPSKVDRSAAYAMRWVAKNVVAAGLAERCEIQVAYAIGSARPVGVYVETFGTEKVPVASIQAAVDEVFDLRPAAIIRDLDLLHPIYRATSAYGHFGRPGFTWEETNRVEALRAAVA